A single Oleidesulfovibrio alaskensis DSM 16109 DNA region contains:
- the asnS gene encoding asparagine--tRNA ligase produces MKRTQILDALNASAPCDDIRICGWVRTRRDAKGFSFLELNDGSCLTNIQVIVDEETDAYRSVGEATTGASVDIRGQLVESPGKGQKWEVRAATMTLLGKADPETFPLQKKRHSDEYLRTIAHLRPRTNKFGAAFRIRAEASYAVHSFFRENGFFNVHTPILTGSDCEGAGEMFRVTTLPAVGASAPAEGSVFDGDFFGKECSLTVSGQLEAEIMAQSLGKVYTFGPTFRAENSNTPRHAAEFWMVEPEMAFADLEDDMQLAEDMVKYVISHVMKHCAADLDLFCKFVDKELSARLENILAHPFARVSYTEAIEILKASGRKFEYPAEWGADLQTEHERYLAEEHFKKPVAVYDYPKEIKAFYMRLNDNGKTVAAMDLLVPRIGELVGGSQREERLDVLEARIKELGQNPDDYWWYLELRKFGTAPHAGFGMGFERLLMLLTGIGNIRDVIPFPRTPRHLEF; encoded by the coding sequence CGTACGCAGATACTCGACGCCCTCAACGCATCCGCCCCCTGCGACGATATCCGCATCTGCGGATGGGTGCGCACCCGCCGTGATGCCAAAGGCTTTTCCTTTCTCGAACTCAACGACGGGTCGTGCCTGACCAATATACAGGTTATCGTCGATGAAGAGACCGATGCCTACCGTTCGGTGGGAGAAGCCACCACGGGCGCTTCGGTGGACATCCGCGGGCAGCTGGTGGAATCGCCGGGCAAAGGGCAGAAATGGGAAGTGCGCGCCGCAACCATGACGCTGCTGGGCAAAGCCGACCCCGAAACTTTTCCGCTGCAGAAAAAACGCCATTCCGACGAATACCTGCGCACCATCGCGCATCTGCGTCCGCGCACCAACAAATTCGGCGCCGCGTTCCGCATCCGCGCGGAAGCAAGCTACGCGGTGCACTCATTTTTCCGCGAAAACGGCTTTTTCAACGTGCACACGCCCATTCTCACCGGTTCGGACTGTGAAGGCGCCGGAGAAATGTTCCGGGTGACCACCCTGCCCGCGGTGGGCGCATCGGCACCCGCAGAAGGTTCGGTGTTTGACGGGGACTTTTTCGGCAAGGAATGCAGCCTGACCGTTTCCGGTCAGCTGGAAGCTGAAATAATGGCACAGAGTCTCGGCAAGGTTTACACCTTCGGTCCCACTTTCCGCGCCGAAAATTCCAACACACCGCGCCATGCCGCCGAATTCTGGATGGTCGAGCCGGAAATGGCCTTTGCCGACCTTGAAGACGACATGCAGCTGGCAGAAGACATGGTCAAGTATGTAATCAGCCATGTGATGAAGCATTGCGCAGCTGACCTGGACCTGTTCTGCAAGTTTGTGGATAAAGAGCTTTCCGCGCGGCTTGAAAACATTCTCGCCCACCCCTTTGCCCGCGTCAGCTACACGGAAGCCATCGAAATCCTGAAAGCCAGCGGCAGAAAATTTGAATACCCCGCGGAGTGGGGCGCAGATCTGCAGACCGAACATGAGCGCTATCTGGCCGAAGAACACTTTAAAAAGCCTGTGGCTGTCTATGACTACCCCAAAGAAATCAAGGCTTTTTACATGCGTCTGAATGATAACGGCAAAACCGTGGCCGCCATGGACCTGCTGGTGCCGCGCATCGGCGAACTGGTTGGCGGTTCGCAGCGCGAAGAGCGGCTGGACGTGCTGGAAGCCCGCATAAAAGAACTGGGCCAGAATCCTGATGATTACTGGTGGTACCTGGAACTGCGCAAATTCGGCACCGCTCCCCACGCCGGCTTCGGCATGGGGTTTGAGCGTCTGCTCATGCTGCTTACCGGCATCGGCAACATCCGCGACGTCATTCCCTTTCCCCGTACGCCGCGGCATCTGGAATTTTAG
- a CDS encoding universal stress protein: MEIKRILLPVDGSKSSLTAAGEAASLANIFTADVLLVHCNEVFPNLKQHLDYAREVAKLSNEILGPARDILQDHNIRYVERVVDGSPAEEIAELARREKCDLIVMSSRGRTVLEGLLLGSVTQRVLKLAPCRVLVIPAGS; the protein is encoded by the coding sequence ATGGAAATCAAACGGATACTGCTCCCTGTGGACGGTTCGAAAAGCTCTCTGACCGCTGCCGGAGAAGCGGCCAGCCTCGCCAATATATTCACGGCCGACGTGCTGCTTGTGCACTGCAACGAAGTGTTCCCCAATCTTAAGCAGCACCTTGACTATGCCCGCGAAGTGGCAAAGCTTTCCAACGAAATCCTCGGTCCGGCACGCGATATTCTGCAGGACCATAACATCCGGTATGTTGAACGCGTGGTGGATGGTTCTCCAGCAGAAGAAATCGCCGAACTGGCCCGCAGGGAAAAATGTGATCTCATCGTCATGAGTTCGCGCGGACGCACCGTGCTGGAAGGGCTGCTGCTGGGCAGCGTCACACAGCGCGTGCTCAAGCTGGCCCCCTGCAGGGTGCTTGTCATACCCGCAGGCTCATAG
- a CDS encoding FUSC family protein, with the protein MAYHDPTSGTAHVRHGFKTGLAAVLSYWLAEYFGFKFGYWAAISAVIVMQMNVADSLQMGWYRFTGTAVGAVIGVFAILAFPDTLPMHLLSLFVSVAFCAYMTRYNARYRMAAITVCIVVLASYGQPQPVMFGLFRVLEITVGVGCAFLVSVTLWPQRVGEVLRQRLRAQFAEGARLYQLMMEAFIDSQKELDAGMLDGFNAGVLEDKTLYRKVASHERILYHDDVRLLSLKVDTLAKCAAHLRAMLHALNNTQGEGYDVIMKHELRTLAEATMEGMKAIGAGEVPCTEHLESALQACETRLAALRSEGATRRFYLQKLLQFFAFYHSIQFMAQDLLHYARCMRESA; encoded by the coding sequence ATGGCATATCACGATCCCACATCAGGCACTGCGCATGTGCGCCACGGTTTCAAAACCGGCCTTGCGGCGGTGCTTTCCTACTGGCTGGCAGAGTATTTCGGCTTCAAGTTCGGGTACTGGGCCGCCATATCAGCCGTTATCGTCATGCAGATGAACGTGGCGGATTCATTGCAGATGGGGTGGTACCGGTTTACGGGGACCGCTGTGGGGGCCGTCATCGGGGTTTTTGCCATTCTGGCGTTTCCCGATACGCTGCCCATGCATCTGCTGTCGCTTTTTGTTTCTGTGGCGTTCTGCGCATACATGACCCGGTACAATGCCCGGTACCGTATGGCTGCCATCACGGTATGCATCGTGGTGCTGGCCAGTTACGGGCAGCCGCAGCCTGTCATGTTCGGTTTGTTTCGTGTGCTGGAAATCACCGTGGGGGTAGGGTGTGCGTTTCTTGTTTCCGTCACGTTGTGGCCCCAGCGGGTGGGCGAAGTGCTGCGCCAGCGTCTGCGTGCGCAGTTTGCCGAAGGTGCCCGTCTGTACCAGCTGATGATGGAGGCATTCATTGATTCGCAGAAAGAACTGGATGCCGGCATGCTGGACGGCTTCAATGCCGGAGTGCTGGAAGACAAGACCCTGTACCGCAAGGTGGCCAGCCACGAGCGGATTCTGTACCACGACGATGTCCGGCTGCTTTCGCTGAAGGTAGATACGCTGGCCAAGTGTGCGGCTCACCTGCGCGCCATGCTGCACGCCCTTAATAACACGCAGGGCGAGGGGTATGACGTGATTATGAAGCACGAGCTGCGCACACTGGCAGAAGCCACCATGGAAGGCATGAAAGCCATCGGCGCCGGTGAGGTGCCCTGTACGGAGCATCTGGAGAGTGCGTTGCAGGCGTGTGAAACACGGCTTGCCGCACTGCGCAGCGAAGGCGCCACCCGCCGCTTTTATCTGCAGAAGCTGCTGCAGTTTTTTGCTTTTTATCACAGCATACAGTTTATGGCGCAGGACCTGCTGCACTATGCACGCTGCATGCGCGAATCTGCCTGA
- a CDS encoding class I SAM-dependent methyltransferase, producing MSRTPDGGIPSILEFTHGLVRQVVRSADTVVDATAGNGHDTLFLAGLVGPQGRVYGFDVQAQALENTARRLQRHGAERQVTLFHAGHEAAGRLLPAGTENLACAMFNLGYLPGSDKQVVTTWHTTEAALRAVMPLLRAGGLVTLHLYTGHAGGSAEAAAVHDFCAALPWDGWRVLRYDFLNKEKNRETLLALCRQ from the coding sequence ATGAGCAGAACGCCTGATGGGGGCATCCCCTCCATACTGGAATTTACGCACGGACTTGTGCGTCAGGTTGTGCGCAGCGCAGATACCGTTGTGGACGCCACCGCGGGTAACGGTCACGACACCTTGTTTCTGGCAGGTCTTGTGGGACCGCAGGGGCGGGTGTACGGATTTGACGTGCAGGCGCAGGCACTGGAAAATACGGCCAGGCGTCTGCAGCGGCACGGTGCGGAAAGGCAGGTGACGCTGTTTCATGCCGGACATGAAGCGGCAGGCAGGCTGCTGCCTGCCGGTACTGAAAATCTGGCCTGCGCCATGTTCAATCTGGGGTATCTGCCCGGCAGCGACAAGCAGGTGGTCACCACCTGGCACACCACCGAGGCGGCACTCAGGGCGGTTATGCCGCTGCTGCGTGCGGGAGGGCTTGTGACGCTGCATCTGTATACAGGTCATGCGGGCGGCAGTGCAGAAGCCGCAGCGGTACACGATTTCTGCGCCGCGCTGCCGTGGGACGGCTGGCGGGTGCTGCGCTATGACTTTTTGAACAAAGAGAAAAACAGGGAAACACTGCTGGCACTGTGCAGGCAGTAA